Part of the Toxotes jaculatrix isolate fToxJac2 chromosome 8, fToxJac2.pri, whole genome shotgun sequence genome is shown below.
AACTGGAACCGGCTACTGGAACCTATGCCTACTGGAAGTACTCACAATGAATACAGTGATCTGCCTTAGCTGAATGTACAAAAGATTGATTTACAAATGTTGAAAAACAGAAGACGTCCACACTGTTGAAAAGTGTACTATTGTTATTAGCCCACCTGTGCAACTACATCCCTCTCATAGCGCAGCTGATACTGCCACATGAAGTCGGCCTGTTCAAACTCCACCTTCCTCAGAATGGACATGTCCGGATCAATCCGGatccagaggagaggagagtcagcactgcagagaaaagaagagacagggacacaTAAGCTGAAAGAAATGTGAAGTACTTCAACTCACACAGGTACCTGTAGGCGTCTGTGGAGACTGGTTCCCACAGATCGATCAGTGTTTCACACAGCATTTGATCATTTAATCTCATTAAATCTAATTTATAACAGACAGCAAACAGTGACAGCAGTAATGTCTTACTCCATGGCTGACAAATCCATGTCAACCTCCTCTCCATTCATCAGAGggatcttctttttcttgtttctgggaaaagaaaacaacagaacaatcAGTGAACACTCGGCTGTGAGCATTCCACgcaatacaataaaaaaaaaaatctgtcagtcTTAAAACTTCAACTGCTCCAGTTTTTCTCAACTTGTGTTGTTACGTTATGTGCCAAATTTTGTACGCAGAATAAGTAAAGGAATATGAACTATTGCGAATAGGCCTGCTGTGTGAAGCACAgaacataataaaatattaagtGTGCAAAATTCATTAATCATGATAGAATGAACTAGCGTGTTTTGCTGTACTATGTACCGTCTGCTCTTGGAGTGGCATGGGATGTCGTGTTTGAGGCTGTTCTCCTCTATCTGCAGTGTGTGGTTGAAGGACCCATCCAGCTCCTGCACTGTCACCTTGATGGGACCCTGCAGGGAAACAGTACATGTATGGGGTGGGTAAGGTATTTTGATTATACACGTAATGGTTCTGAGGGCGGTGGTGGTACGGTGGTTAGATCTGTACGGATTTCCTCCCACAGGTCAGATTAACTGACAACTCTAAGTCCACCTCCTTCAAAAGTATAAGCAGTATAGCTAATGAATGGATGCAATGGCTCTTTTAGCCTCCTTCAGACACGAAATCTGCCACATTGCTGGCTTCCTTTATCTGTTAAAGTCATGGCTTTTACtctaaagacagacagacagactcactgcACATACTATATCCCAAGACCCACCACATATTTCTGAGTTCCAGATGATGTGTAGTCCTGACGTATCTCCAGCTCTAGCACGTTCCTCTTCCTGTTAAAGGCAAAACTTCCAAAAAATTTCACCACAGCACTCTGGTCTCTGGATACCAAAAGTTAAGACATACACAGATGATTGAGAATAgctggaggggtggggggggcataACTAGTCGAGAGAATGAGGgctatttatatatatatgtatgtatgatgCAAGGGCATAAATCTATTTTAGGGCTTTGAGGGTAACTGGGCAGGAAGGGCCTTTCTCAGGGAGGTGACTGAGGACCCAACGGTCCCTTTAACTGCCTGTTTTCAAACAGAGACTCATTACAGGTGAAGGATACACCCATTGTTTGATGAGCGGGCCGATGTCTTTGCCAGAGACGTTGGAGATGGATTTGAGGAAAGCGTGAGTAGACAGAAGCATCTGGCTCCACATGTGACTCTGGTACTTCTGGGATGAGGCCGTACTAGCCAGACTGAGGAGCTTGTTGAAAACCTAAACGAGGGaagcacagaggaggacagcagaGGATGTACAGTAGACATGTTAAACTAATTTGACAGTCTCAGttacagagacaaagaagacAAGACAAAGCCGGTCGTAGCTGACCTGCAGCATGAACTCCATGCTGATCCTGTTTTCTATCAACCTCATCACCAGGTGGGCCTTACACTGGAACATCTTGTAGTACTCCCAGGACAACGTGTGGGGGTGTTTGATGGAGAAGTGAAGGTGGGGAGTtggactgaaaagaaaaaagttcagTGTTTATCCAGAAAATGACTCATTTACCTACTCTCAAACATTAAACTCGACGTGTGAAGattcaaactgaaatgaaatgtattacttgtctttctctttgcctcCACTGAAGGTTGGGTGCAACAGAACCCCTCCCATCTTGAGCTCATAGTCCACAATCTTATCCAGCTCCTGTTTACAAGAGAATAcaatttattaacatttatagaagctcagtaaaaaaataaaataacttaaataCAATCCTAAATACgaaatatgtaaacaaacaaagacaaactgatAATCAAAACAGTTTACCATTAATTTTCTGGCAAACAAATATTTGACTGATTAATGAATCGACTACTCATTCCTGCTCTAATGAAAAGTCTAAAAATAgtggggggggaaaaaatcatcACAACCTCCCTCCCCGTTAACaaagatgaaatgatgatggaggggataaaaaaaaaaatcactatctCACTGCAGCAGTTAGGCAGTTATCATCACtatgacaggaaaacagagaataaacatgtgaaaataaaactgttaccTCTTTTATCCAGTGCCGATACTCATTGACTCCAAAGGTTTTCTTCAGGTAGAGGCCATAGATGTAGCCTGAGATTCCCTTCAACACCCACTCATCAGCCCTTCGGAAGAAACAACATATCATGTCACTGCAATGTAAGCTTAGAAAATACAGAACATTACAAAATAACAATGGATGCATTATGGGTGACTTAAAGTGCCTTCACAGTTTATGGCAAATGTCAAACCTTTCCAGGAATGAACAGTAGCAAATGAACTGCAGTTTAACACCATAGTTTCTGAAGTGCATTCATTTATGCTGAAGTGAATAAACCGCAGACTTGGACTCATTCAGACTCCATTATCATGAGAGCATgaagctatttaaaaaaaaaaaaaaatcaggccaAGATAAATTACACTGAGTTACAAACAGAGCTTAATGATAAAACCCCTTTTATTTTGACCTTTCCAGTCTTTTTGTCCTCATTGTCTTAGGTTCTTTCAAAGTGGAAAACCTTTGTAAAGTATTTAAGGCCACACTGGAGTTGGTTCATCACTTTTTAATAGTGAATTTTATCCTCGGGGTATTTCTTGAAAGGCACTTGGCATGGCAATCACAACTCTCATAAATTAACCAACCTGGATTTATtagcttgttaaaaaaaaaaaaccacacaactGAGACACAACCGATTCAACCTCGGTGGTTTCACCGCTTGACGCTGAACTGAATCCAGACTGGCTTATGTAATAACGATGATTTCATCTATGTATGCACTTTAATCAACATTATGAAGAGAagtattttcctttaaagatTTGATTCAttctttgtatttgtattcTAATACGCTATATTACAGCTGATAATGAAGAACGGTGGAACACTGCATCTCTGAATCCCCCCTCTTCCTTGATCTCAACCTCACAGACCAACAGAACCttcttcttgaaaaaaaaaaaaaaaagccccatgTTCAAGCTTGGAAAATTGCAAAATGCCctaaaacacagcaacacaagtagaaaacagtttcttcttctgttagacacatgagacagagagagaacagcaagGAAAAACGGTCTTGTTTTTCCAAAGCTCATAACCAGCTTCACTATTTGTCAATACAGTTTCACAGACTTGGGAAAACAgcagtttctctctttcttgtgCCCTCTCTTTTATATGTCTGACAGGCTACTGAGCACAGCCTGTTTTCAATTACAGGCCCCTGTAAACTGCCACTCTGATTAATTGCTAGCAGGCAGCGCCATGCTTTGCTAAAATCAAAGAGATCTGACTGACTTTCCTGAGGTCTTTCTTATGCACCAGCCAGCTCAACAACATAAGCAAACCAAGGTCCCACATCTGATGTGTGTTTAAGAGGTCACAGAGgataaaagaggagaggagcagaaaggACGAcgagaggaggtgaaggaaggACATGTAAGAATTCATTTTCAACAGTACAACAGAGCCACTTGTGTGTTAAAAGTCCTATTGATGGGCCTCATAACACGAGCAGGCCTCCCTGAATTATTCCCTCAGTCTCTCACACAGATGAGCCACACTGGCTGAGCTGACAGGCAGTAACACAGCGATCCATCATACCGGCGAATGCAGTCATTCAGGCCAGTGCTGGCACATCTTGTGACTCCGAGTACTGACAAAACAGCTGAGTTCTGTTGTAAATCTCTCATCACCAGCCTTATATGAAAAGGTCTGAGGTTTAAATGATACCGCACTTCTCAAAGAGACATGAATACAACGGAGAGAATGGCCCACCGCCTGGACTCCAGTGAAAATGGTTTGTACATTATGTGAATATGCTTCCAAACAACAATGACAGCACTTTTCCATTACATACAAATCTGGCCTCCGAAGATCACTGTGGTCTGTCCAAGGCTAAACACACAGCAACCTCTTCCCAGGATACTCAAAGTCACAGAACGCTTCAAATGACCTACAACACATTGTGGTAAAAATGAAAGTATTTAATACCTGAATTACTCAAAGGTGGCCTGCTGTCATAGAGAGGGGGAGACATGATGAATCGAGCTAATGGGGTTAAAAGCCCACACTTTGGGACAGTCTCATCTTGAAAGCATTCATAGTGTTGAACTCAGTCAGTCACATgaaaactgagagagacagacacagatgtcTGTAGTGATGGATTTTAATccatccaggaaaaaaaacaagtgcttGTTTCAAGGACATTAGCTCTTCAGCTAATGCGAATCCCATTGGTAAGATATCTTTGATAAAAATCTTTCCATCTCAAACCCAGTGAATAACTATTGGCCACAACTTTCTGCTCTAAAAAGCTCTATGATTGggttgttgctttgtttttgtttttattttggcttgtTTCCTGGCAGATGCAGAAAAAATGCTACTCacatactgtaacacacagacTGTCTTTTGACTGACACTGAGAATAGCCAATGATAATGGAGCCTTTAATAGGTGGAGGCTCTAAACAGCAAACTAAGTAAACGTAAGTCTCACCATGACATCCTAGAGATGAAACAGCCGAAGAACTGCTGAGCCAAAGCCTGGGCCAGACAGCGGCGAGTCTGTGGGGTCTGGTCTATGATCATAGCACTGTGAAGCAGGTTGGtactgaaagacagagacagtcgCTGAAGTTTGACAGTGAATGGGAATGTGAATACAGTATGACCATAACCTGCTTACATGACCATGTTCTGTGAATTATCTTTATGGTTTATGCTCCAAGTTGCTATTGCTGGTAAACGGTTGCACTTAAAAGCACAGGtttacacaaacaacacacactatTTCATGATTACCTAAAAATGCTCATGGATGCATAGGAGGACACTTGTACATAGGCCTCGTCCACAAACACAGTCTTAAAGCAGGAATACGGGTAGCGGCATGTCAGGATCTCTTCATAAAACTCAAAAATCTCATGCAGGTAAGACATGGAGTGTTtgagcagcggcagcagctgtGGCAGGCAGAAATGAGTCACCTGAGAGGGGACAGGACCAAGGACAAGGTTAGTTATTAATTAggactttttatattttatataaatacatttgtgaTATGTGACAGTACACTACAGTCTACCTCAGTGAATTCATCAACTAAATGTCACATGATTACAATGTGCAGCCTCATCCTCTTGAAAGGAACTTAGGACTGAAGGAAACTTAAACATCAAAACTGCCACCTTGTGTTTagggacatctagtggtcattagcagaaaatgaaaagactgaCAAGATATTACTACATAACAACAGACCTGTGGTAAGCAACAGCTTAGTCCACAGTGTTTTACAGATGGCTGTAATTTCTAATGTTGTTAAGCAAttatcctcacatctgagatgCTGGAACCagaaattgtgtttgtttgtttgtttgtgtgtgtctgttgatcATTCAGCTCACTGAGAGGGACTCTGGAGTTCTTTGCATGATGCGAGATACAGACTTTCTTTTCCCACATTGGCCACTACCAACCCACCTCATGCATGTAGGGGTCTACGAGGATTTCAAAGGGCCCAACAGCCAGGGAGATGTTGGGAGCTGCTGTGGGAATGGGGAGGACATAATGGAAAGTTTTCTTCCTCATGTCATGGGTGTAGATGGTCTCCACCAGATCGCCACAGGACACTGCCACCATGGAAGCATCCACGGTGAACTCCAGCTTCCATGTACAGAGCTCAGAGTAGGAATCCACGCAGGGGAACCAAAATCTGGGGCAGAAGTCAATCTTATCAGCTTTAAGCACAGGCTAAAACTTCAAATAAATACAATGACTAATGCTATTGTGGGTTTTATTACATTTAGTCAGCTTTAAGTGAGAGTCTGCACAGCCAGCCCTTACTTAGAATTTCTTTGGAAACTAATTTTTTCTTAAATTACCCCAACAAAAGAGTCTAATCAATGGATCTGTACAGGTGTATTACATGTTCCTAAGCATGTCGCTTTTCAGCAATATTTCAACTCCTATTAAACAGGGTGACTATAAACATTTCTTGATACCTGGTAGAGTTCTGGTAACCAAAGGAAAACACATGAGCTCCCCTCTCCGCCATGCTGCCCTCCACATCAGGAACAACAAAGTGGAGACCCCCTTTTGGCTGGTCCAGGGAAAATTCTATGTACACCTTTAAAACTTTCAAATCtgaagacacaaaacacaggaacaTTAGTGTGATTAGCCACGACCTTATGGTCCAGTTTCTGTagaccccaaccctaaccctaacaaacCTTGGCAGTTCATCTCATGTGATCTTATCAACCCATACCATAAGGAACTGAAAATTTGGACTTCTGTATTTTTGCAACAATTTTGTGATAATGATGATGTGGGGACTTTTCTTGTCAAAATGCTAACTTGTTTTGTACTCCAAATCCTCTACACTTTACATTATCAATGAGCCTCTTTAACTGATAGAGGCCTTTACGCTTTGCCTCTTACCATCTCCTTGTTTCCAGAGTTCAGAGGGAACTTTGATGACCAGCTCCCCATGTCCTGCATCAGGGTCCACagcactcactgctgctgtatAGGCACTAGAGAAATAGTTGAGGTTCCTcctacaaagacacacataaaaCAGTGACATCACCACCATACATACCTCTTAGAGTAGACAGACAATAATATTGATGAAAATATTCCCAGCATGTGaggacataaataaaaatattttctctcctATACTTTATCTGCTTACTAAATAACAGATATGAGTGTCTTACTCCAAATCTCAGTAAGCAGAGgacgcacacatacagcacactgATCATATACTCACTGCTTGGACTCGTGGTGGCACACCTCCAGTGTGGGGTCATTGTAAATGAATGGGGCTTCAAGTTCATTGACTCGAACCCTGTAAATGCGGCACTGTTTACTGTTGAGCTTGATCCTGTTCAGGTTGACCACTGTGGGGAAAATGGTCAGCTCAACAAAGCCCTgagggaagagaagacagaagatGGTGAAAATGGACCGCAGCTGTTATCAGTAGCTGAGGTGATTTTTGTTGTCTGGATTAGAACCACAACATTGAGCTttcttaaaaatcaaaaactgaaatctgtggTGGctttatcacagcagcaaagtgTTTTTACATCCTTATAACTTAATAATGCAAAACATAATTCTGCAGGGCTGCAACACAATGACAAGCCTTAGTCTGACatgtaatattttcattatatttagCAGGTACAAATAATGAATCATAAAACTGTTCAATACACCTGAGTTGCCAGTGTACAAAGTTTTTAACAGTAATTCTCCTTAATGCAGTAATTCCTTGAGTGAATGAGTCTGATGTGTAAATAGACAGACAAGAGGGAACACTGCTGTCCTGCAGTCACTTCTAACCATGAGAGTTTATATATAACATTACAAAGGGTGCTGGTGTATCGTAACTGCTGTACTCACGATGACAGACTTCCTCTGGAAGTTGATGTTGTTGATGCACACCGCCTGGTGGGTCgtaaaacagtgacagaaacactTCGTCATTATCTGATATGAATCTGAACAATAAGTGTAACGATATCACTCCCTGTCATACAATAAGCAGAGGcattttaaactgtatttgtaaCGTTGCTGTCTGTAAGAGTAGCTGATTTTAAACTGAAGCTATGTTAGCTAGGTTAACGTTTACTTTGCTTTATTATCAAACATGAATGCAAACCATTTTACTCCATTTAAGgctaagaggaaaaaaatatacagaaagAACTTATAATTTGAAGGGGCGTGGGCTCTCAAATCCTTTATCCTTCTTCCTGTTCATCTTCGTTTGTTGTTGTCTTGACTGAAGTTTCAAGAAGCCGTACCGCTGCCCCGTGACGGTTCCCTCTTACCAGCCGTGCTCGGCTCCTTCGCTAGCTTCACACACAGCGGGCTCATACATTTGCCAAAGTGCAAAGAGTAAAGAAAAAGCGGTGCCCTCTAATGTACAACGACACCAACAAAACCGTTATATGTAACAGAATATCGAGGGTCGGAGTCAATTGCAGCATTCAACACTGCCCCTGTCTCTCTGTAAAGAGTGCTTTAGCTTCGGTTTGTGTCCCCCGGAGAcggctgtgcagtgtttttattgCAACCACAGTGGACGTATCCATAAATATAGGTCGGCCATGACTAGCAGTCGGTATTGTCTGGAAGAGAACAGGTCCACATTCTGACTGCAAGAGTCACCGCGCATCAAAACATCCAAATATTCCCCGTCCGGCTGCTCATAGCATTGTGCTTGCGGCTCCAGTGTGTTCCGCCATTTTTGTTAGTAACCTCTGACCTGCCGcgtaaaaatgacaacaaacaaaaattgcTTCAATATCAAAAGGACAATCACCAAAATGTATAACTCATATATTACAGGTAACGTACAATTGTTTATAAAATAAACGCAAATCAATCTAAataatttatataaaaaaagaggATATACACGTTCGCTGCGTCAGAGAGGGGCGGAAACTGTTTGTCTACCAGGAAGTGCGGGAGCAAAGGAATGAACGATCTGCCATGACTGAAAGATATCAACTAAAACAGTATACTCTATATacaatatacttttttttttttttacatcctttACACAACCAGTACACTGAACTcgtgtttgttcatttattgcacacacacacacacacacacacacacacacacacacacacacacacaagacatctacattttctttaatagaaatatttttacaatgaattaaaaaaaatatatattgtttttattttatattattgttattctctgttgttgttatgtatgattgtggtttttttttgttttttgtttttttgcatcttttatGCATGTAgggtatatttatttaatttctgataactttaatttctaaattaaaCCTCTGAGGGATTttcttgtggaatcaatgccaCAAAAGACTGAGAGTAGCTTGAGAGGAAAAATAGGCCCTCTGCGGTATTAGTACAGCGTTCCTAATGAAGTGCtt
Proteins encoded:
- the taf2 gene encoding transcription initiation factor TFIID subunit 2, translated to MNRKKDKGFESPRPFKLTHQAVCINNINFQRKSVIGFVELTIFPTVVNLNRIKLNSKQCRIYRVRVNELEAPFIYNDPTLEVCHHESKQRNLNYFSSAYTAAVSAVDPDAGHGELVIKVPSELWKQGDDLKVLKVYIEFSLDQPKGGLHFVVPDVEGSMAERGAHVFSFGYQNSTRFWFPCVDSYSELCTWKLEFTVDASMVAVSCGDLVETIYTHDMRKKTFHYVLPIPTAAPNISLAVGPFEILVDPYMHEVTHFCLPQLLPLLKHSMSYLHEIFEFYEEILTCRYPYSCFKTVFVDEAYVQVSSYASMSIFSTNLLHSAMIIDQTPQTRRCLAQALAQQFFGCFISRMSWADEWVLKGISGYIYGLYLKKTFGVNEYRHWIKEELDKIVDYELKMGGVLLHPTFSGGKEKDNPTPHLHFSIKHPHTLSWEYYKMFQCKAHLVMRLIENRISMEFMLQVFNKLLSLASTASSQKYQSHMWSQMLLSTHAFLKSISNVSGKDIGPLIKQWVDQSAVVKFFGSFAFNRKRNVLELEIRQDYTSSGTQKYVGPIKVTVQELDGSFNHTLQIEENSLKHDIPCHSKSRRNKKKKIPLMNGEEVDMDLSAMDADSPLLWIRIDPDMSILRKVEFEQADFMWQYQLRYERDVVAQEEAISALEKFPTPASRLALTDILEQEQCFYKVRMQACFCLARIANAMVSTWQGPPAMKSLFTRMFCCKSCPNIVKTNNFINFQSYFLQKTMPVAMALLRDVQNLCPKDVLNFILDLIKYNDNRKNKFSDNYYRADLIAALTNSLTPAISINNEVRTVDNLNADVRLILEEITRFLNMEKLLPSFRNTITVSCLRAIRQLQKNGHIPSDPSLFKSYAQYGHFVDVRIAALDALVDYTRVERSAAELQWLLVMVQNDPVHYVRHKILGLLCKNPPFTKTTDSTLCNEALVDQLWKLMNSGTSHDWRLRCDTVNLYYTLFGLTRPSCLPLPELGLVLNLKEKKAVLNPTIKPELGVSAVMDTPASIGIHGVGMSYVAVDEEPDPISLGVCGVGQPPQGLKRKAETPLGSPPEPGQVLQQQDDDGRGGRFKIRFNTMEDEDIDMETVHDSQAFIHHHLNLLERPSTPGKEPPSVEQSMLSMPATPVPSFSKETTSSSSKHGSEHGHHHHHHHHEHKKKKKKHKHKHKHKHKHESKDKEKERERDTSHAYSNSPASGRSLRSPSLSD